Proteins encoded within one genomic window of uncultured Desulfobacter sp.:
- the hypE gene encoding hydrogenase expression/formation protein HypE codes for MKDNDTILLDHGAGGKVSHAMFSELILPLFDNKLLAKQDDGAVFDVPAGRMAFSTDSYTVDPIFFPGGDIGELAVNGTVNDVAMCGATPLYLSVGLIIEEGMNVFDLKRILQSMADAAKKAGVRIVTGDTKVVPRGKVDKIFINTSGIGILPAGVNVSGDKALPGDKVIVSGTIADHGVTILSEREGLKFDSDVKSDSAPLNHMVKAVLESGCQVHVLRDPTRGGLGTTLNEIAVQSAVGIRLFEDRLPVREPVKGICELLGFDPLYLANEGKLIAIVPGADADKVVDIIRRDEFGKDAVIIGEVTSQDPGRVVLETLIGGTRMVDMLTGEQLPRIC; via the coding sequence ATGAAAGATAATGATACAATCCTTTTGGATCACGGTGCCGGAGGTAAAGTGTCCCATGCCATGTTTTCGGAATTAATTTTGCCTTTGTTTGATAACAAACTGCTGGCAAAACAAGACGATGGGGCCGTTTTTGATGTACCCGCCGGCCGAATGGCTTTTTCAACGGATTCCTATACCGTGGATCCCATTTTTTTCCCTGGCGGAGATATCGGCGAACTTGCCGTGAACGGCACGGTCAATGACGTGGCGATGTGCGGAGCAACCCCATTGTATTTATCGGTTGGACTGATCATTGAAGAAGGTATGAACGTTTTTGATCTTAAACGAATTCTTCAATCCATGGCCGATGCCGCCAAAAAGGCTGGGGTCCGGATCGTCACCGGAGATACCAAAGTGGTCCCAAGGGGAAAGGTTGACAAAATATTCATTAACACCTCCGGGATCGGGATCCTTCCGGCCGGCGTCAACGTATCGGGAGATAAAGCACTGCCAGGAGATAAAGTCATTGTTTCAGGCACCATTGCCGATCATGGGGTCACGATATTGAGCGAACGCGAAGGACTAAAATTTGATTCCGACGTAAAAAGCGATTCTGCGCCCCTAAACCATATGGTTAAAGCGGTGCTTGAGTCAGGATGCCAGGTGCACGTACTGCGGGATCCAACCCGTGGCGGTCTTGGTACAACATTGAACGAAATCGCTGTCCAGTCAGCTGTTGGGATACGGCTGTTTGAGGACCGGTTGCCGGTGCGCGAACCGGTTAAGGGAATTTGCGAGCTTTTAGGGTTTGACCCCCTATACCTTGCCAATGAAGGTAAGCTCATCGCTATTGTGCCTGGCGCAGATGCAGACAAGGTGGTGGATATAATTCGCCGGGATGAGTTCGGCAAAGACGCTGTGATCATCGGAGAGGTCACAAGCCAGGACCCTGGACGGGTTGTGCTCGAGACACTTATTGGCGGCACCCGGATGGTGGATATGCTGACCGGCGAGCAGTTGCCTAGAATCTGCTGA
- the hypF gene encoding carbamoyltransferase HypF yields MAFSGLSAKKIEISGVVQGVGFRPFLFGLARAHHLCGHVSNTACGVALLVQGTPKDLNAFLSEIPKKKPLLSQISQIVATDTPPLNLTDFTIIKSRDTQSKSALISPDVGVCPDCLKEMQDASDRRFEYPFINCTNCGPRYTIIRDIPYDRPKTSMKSFTMCPNCLKEYEDPLNRRFHAQPNACPVCGPQVFLTDNTGKRVDGTDPAQAMALAARFLKQGKIVAVKGIGGFHLAVDASNATAVDLLRQRKKRPHKPFALMAAWDSPLFDHVNMDKDESALLSSYHRPIVLLQKKARTRSINTAGLAPNLAPDNTCLGIMLPYTPLHYLLLDKGPDILVMTSGNRSGEPLSIDNADALDAFSHIADYFLLHDRDIYFRTDDSIARIQQGTPRFLRRSRGYSPLPVNISPPTGDKIANILGCGAGMKSTICLTRDRYAFLSPHIGDIESMQVQNFYKDTIEHMQKILDIRPNCVAHDLHPGYFSTQFAKMLGDQGLPLIGVQHHHAHALSCMAENQLDGEVLALTLDGTGLGTDGHIWGGEILTCTYEGFERKAHLNYLPMPGGDAAVTAPWRMAVALLYNLYGSGMMDLDIPFIHALDKSKLTFLIQMMERQINCPLTSSTGRLFDAVSALLMICHEISYDSQAAIALEAAANFKATTNTAYPFDIIAGDDGCKIMDAAPAVRQIVADIKTGEPRSKVAARFHRTLAGMMVDAAARVGQKTGLDRIVLSGGVFNNDAIFSQITHLLKAKGFKVYTHSIVPCGDGGIALGQTMAAAAFQHTL; encoded by the coding sequence ATGGCTTTTTCGGGTCTGTCGGCAAAAAAAATTGAAATCTCAGGGGTGGTCCAGGGTGTTGGATTCCGCCCTTTTTTATTTGGATTAGCCCGCGCACATCATCTTTGCGGGCATGTATCCAATACGGCCTGTGGCGTGGCTCTTCTTGTTCAGGGTACACCAAAAGATCTGAATGCGTTTCTTTCGGAAATTCCTAAAAAAAAACCGCTGCTGTCACAAATTTCACAGATAGTTGCAACAGATACGCCCCCATTGAACCTGACTGATTTTACGATTATCAAAAGCCGGGATACCCAGAGCAAATCAGCCCTGATATCCCCGGATGTCGGGGTGTGTCCCGATTGCCTAAAAGAGATGCAGGACGCCTCGGACCGTCGATTTGAATACCCGTTTATCAACTGCACCAATTGCGGACCAAGATACACCATTATCCGGGATATTCCCTATGACCGGCCTAAAACGTCCATGAAATCCTTTACCATGTGTCCAAACTGCCTCAAGGAGTATGAAGACCCCTTAAACCGACGATTTCATGCACAGCCCAATGCCTGCCCGGTTTGCGGTCCCCAGGTGTTTTTAACGGATAATACAGGAAAACGGGTGGACGGAACTGATCCGGCACAAGCCATGGCGCTTGCGGCCCGGTTTCTCAAGCAGGGAAAAATCGTTGCGGTTAAGGGGATAGGCGGGTTCCATCTGGCTGTGGATGCATCCAACGCAACGGCTGTTGATCTGCTGCGACAACGAAAAAAACGGCCCCATAAACCCTTTGCTCTGATGGCGGCTTGGGACTCCCCTCTATTTGACCATGTTAACATGGATAAAGATGAAAGTGCACTGCTTTCATCCTATCACCGCCCCATTGTATTACTGCAAAAAAAGGCGCGCACCCGATCCATAAACACGGCGGGGCTGGCACCGAACCTGGCACCGGACAATACTTGCCTGGGCATTATGCTGCCATATACACCGTTGCACTATCTGCTTTTGGACAAAGGGCCTGATATTCTGGTCATGACATCGGGGAACCGGTCCGGCGAACCCTTGTCCATTGACAATGCAGACGCTCTGGACGCCTTTTCTCATATTGCCGACTATTTTCTGCTCCACGACCGGGATATCTATTTCAGGACCGATGATTCCATTGCCAGAATCCAACAGGGAACACCACGATTTTTGCGCCGGTCCAGGGGATATTCCCCCCTGCCTGTGAATATCTCCCCGCCGACAGGTGATAAAATTGCCAATATTCTTGGCTGCGGGGCGGGAATGAAATCTACCATCTGTTTGACCAGGGACCGGTATGCATTTTTAAGCCCACACATTGGGGATATAGAATCGATGCAGGTCCAAAATTTTTATAAAGACACCATTGAGCATATGCAAAAAATCCTGGATATCCGACCAAATTGTGTGGCCCATGACCTGCATCCGGGATATTTTTCCACACAGTTCGCCAAAATGCTTGGGGATCAGGGGTTGCCGTTGATAGGAGTCCAGCACCACCATGCCCATGCCCTTTCCTGCATGGCGGAAAATCAACTGGATGGAGAGGTACTTGCCCTGACCCTGGACGGCACGGGGTTAGGTACGGACGGGCACATCTGGGGCGGCGAAATCCTGACCTGTACTTATGAAGGGTTTGAACGAAAGGCGCATCTGAATTACCTCCCCATGCCGGGAGGAGATGCCGCGGTGACGGCACCCTGGCGCATGGCGGTGGCTTTGCTATATAACCTATACGGATCAGGGATGATGGATCTGGATATTCCTTTTATCCACGCTTTGGACAAATCTAAACTAACATTTTTAATTCAAATGATGGAGCGGCAGATAAACTGCCCGTTGACGTCGAGCACAGGCCGTCTGTTTGATGCAGTTTCCGCCCTTTTGATGATCTGCCATGAAATTTCTTATGACAGTCAGGCTGCCATTGCTCTGGAGGCCGCTGCAAATTTCAAAGCAACCACAAACACCGCCTACCCTTTTGACATAATCGCAGGGGATGACGGCTGCAAAATCATGGACGCCGCCCCCGCGGTACGTCAGATAGTGGCTGATATCAAAACAGGGGAGCCCCGGAGTAAAGTTGCAGCTCGGTTTCACCGAACCTTAGCCGGGATGATGGTTGATGCCGCCGCACGGGTTGGGCAGAAAACCGGACTTGACAGGATTGTTCTGTCCGGCGGAGTATTTAATAACGATGCGATTTTCTCCCAGATAACCCATTTGCTTAAAGCAAAGGGCTTTAAGGTCTATACCCACAGCATTGTTCCCTGCGGGGATGGCGGCATTGCTCTGGGTCAGACCATGGCAGCCGCAGCCTTTCAACATACATTGTAA
- the dksA gene encoding RNA polymerase-binding protein DksA: protein MKQEDLDYFKALLTERLNELLSHADTTVTGMTEPKENFADPTDRASHEADRSFELRIRDREHKLIKKVKKALERIENGTFGQCEMCEEDISVARLKARPVTTQCIKCKTREENMEKALGI, encoded by the coding sequence ATGAAACAGGAAGATCTGGATTATTTTAAAGCGTTGTTGACTGAACGGCTCAATGAGTTGCTCTCCCATGCCGACACAACCGTTACAGGCATGACCGAACCTAAGGAGAACTTTGCTGATCCCACCGACCGTGCGTCCCATGAGGCAGACAGAAGTTTTGAACTGCGCATCCGGGACAGGGAACACAAACTGATTAAAAAAGTCAAAAAAGCATTGGAAAGAATTGAAAACGGAACCTTCGGCCAATGTGAAATGTGTGAGGAAGACATTTCAGTGGCACGACTCAAAGCCCGGCCTGTAACAACCCAGTGCATCAAGTGCAAAACCCGTGAAGAAAACATGGAGAAGGCTCTGGGAATTTAA
- the hypD gene encoding hydrogenase formation protein HypD, whose amino-acid sequence MNLTYNQDFKDPKISKALVARIREKSTRPLRLMEVCGTHTMAIFRYGIRSVLPDTITLLSGPGCPVCVTAQKDIDAYVLLARRPDVILTTFGDLMKVPGSGASLAAEKANGADVRMVYSIFDALAIAKENPNKEVVFCAVGFETTIPTIAGAVLTAKDQGVDNFSIYSANKLTPPALAALMETDGVEIDGFILPGHVSVITGLDAFAPTFEKYKIPSVITGFEPVDILKAVLKLVEQNESNAPELINGYPRAVGDAGNPKARAIMEQVFEKADALWRGIGNIPNSGMVLRASFQQFDAARKFEMSIPDTKEPAGCDCGRILMGLKRPDQCRLYKKACTPMHPVGPCMVSSEGACAAFYKYSR is encoded by the coding sequence ATGAATTTGACATATAATCAAGACTTTAAAGATCCTAAAATTTCAAAGGCCCTGGTGGCCCGAATTCGGGAAAAAAGCACCCGCCCGTTGCGGTTAATGGAAGTGTGCGGTACCCATACCATGGCCATTTTTCGTTACGGCATTCGGTCTGTACTGCCCGACACCATTACACTTTTATCAGGACCGGGGTGTCCTGTCTGCGTGACCGCCCAAAAGGATATTGACGCCTATGTGTTGCTGGCACGCAGACCGGATGTAATTTTAACCACCTTTGGTGACCTGATGAAGGTGCCGGGGTCCGGTGCCAGCCTTGCTGCAGAAAAGGCCAACGGTGCGGATGTTCGTATGGTCTATTCCATTTTCGACGCTTTGGCCATTGCAAAGGAAAACCCAAACAAAGAGGTGGTCTTTTGTGCAGTGGGCTTTGAGACCACCATCCCAACCATTGCTGGGGCTGTGCTCACGGCCAAGGACCAAGGCGTAGACAATTTCAGCATTTACAGTGCAAATAAACTGACCCCACCGGCGTTGGCCGCGCTCATGGAGACCGACGGCGTTGAAATAGACGGATTTATTCTGCCCGGACACGTATCGGTAATCACAGGCCTTGACGCATTTGCCCCGACCTTTGAAAAATATAAGATACCTTCAGTAATTACAGGGTTTGAGCCGGTGGATATCCTAAAAGCTGTGCTTAAACTGGTGGAACAAAATGAATCCAACGCTCCGGAACTGATAAATGGCTATCCCCGGGCCGTAGGTGATGCCGGCAACCCCAAGGCCCGGGCAATCATGGAACAGGTGTTTGAAAAAGCCGATGCGCTCTGGCGTGGGATTGGAAATATTCCGAATTCAGGTATGGTGCTCAGAGCGTCGTTTCAACAATTTGACGCGGCCAGGAAATTCGAGATGTCAATTCCGGATACAAAAGAACCTGCCGGATGCGACTGTGGCCGGATTTTAATGGGGCTGAAGCGGCCCGACCAATGTCGACTTTACAAAAAAGCCTGCACCCCCATGCATCCGGTGGGACCCTGCATGGTCTCCAGCGAGGGGGCTTGTGCAGCCTTTTACAAATACAGTCGATAA
- the thpR gene encoding RNA 2',3'-cyclic phosphodiesterase yields the protein MNLKRNIDTGRLIRCFIAITIDDHTKRRLCQVQKAIRATGIHAGWPPSKNFHLTLKFLGDIPEQTLPCIKTVLSEAIAQSHCFNIKFNRIGFFPNARHPKTIWIGPDKASPELITLKQTIDAKLKRCHQCTKEKNFSPHITLSRIRHKVSPSKLQKIFNLKTGAITYSVEQVHLIKSRLSPSGAVHTSIFQANMNAS from the coding sequence TTGAATTTAAAACGAAATATAGACACCGGTAGGTTGATCAGATGTTTTATTGCAATCACTATAGACGACCACACTAAGCGTCGACTCTGCCAGGTTCAAAAGGCAATTCGCGCCACCGGTATTCATGCAGGATGGCCTCCTTCCAAAAATTTCCATTTAACCCTGAAATTCCTCGGGGACATACCTGAACAAACGTTGCCCTGCATTAAAACAGTTCTCTCTGAAGCGATTGCCCAATCACATTGTTTTAATATCAAATTTAACCGGATTGGTTTTTTCCCTAATGCACGCCATCCAAAAACAATCTGGATTGGTCCGGACAAGGCAAGTCCAGAACTAATAACTTTGAAGCAAACCATCGATGCTAAACTAAAGAGATGCCACCAATGTACTAAAGAAAAAAATTTTTCACCCCACATCACGCTATCCCGGATACGCCATAAAGTAAGCCCGAGCAAATTACAAAAAATTTTTAATTTGAAAACTGGTGCCATTACTTATTCTGTAGAGCAGGTGCATCTGATAAAAAGTAGACTTTCTCCCTCTGGGGCTGTGCATACGTCTATATTTCAGGCCAACATGAATGCTTCATGA
- a CDS encoding transposase, producing the protein MQVNIKTLIDDTQCYETVRELRWPEGRQCPFCESKRVIKRGFDEKEPARQRYECKNCSKRFDDLTGTIFAGHHQPLKVWILCLYFMGLNLSNKQIAKELDLDRTDVQKMTTQLREGVVKKSRP; encoded by the coding sequence ATGCAGGTAAACATAAAGACTCTGATTGATGATACACAATGTTATGAAACTGTTCGGGAATTGCGCTGGCCGGAAGGACGCCAATGTCCGTTTTGTGAATCCAAACGAGTAATCAAAAGGGGTTTCGATGAAAAAGAACCTGCCAGGCAGCGTTATGAATGTAAAAATTGTAGTAAACGCTTTGACGACTTGACGGGTACCATTTTCGCTGGGCATCATCAACCCCTAAAAGTATGGATTTTGTGTCTTTATTTTATGGGGCTGAACTTGTCCAACAAGCAGATTGCCAAAGAACTGGACTTGGACCGCACGGATGTTCAAAAGATGACCACCCAACTTCGTGAAGGCGTGGTAAAAAAAAGCCGCCCGTAA
- a CDS encoding IS1595 family transposase, translating to MVAGHKGNPEAVFQKGREGRRNRLRGARGRGTLEKEKPPVFGMIQRCGLVVIKMLANVRRVTIEPLIKSVILPGTLIYTDEYGIYNRLSEWGYKHKSVNHGAGEYARDEDGDGFHEVHVNTMEGFWSLLRGWLRPHRGVSQEKLPFYLGFFEFVHNAGKRGKALLHSLVELLVR from the coding sequence ATTGTAGCAGGGCATAAAGGCAATCCCGAAGCAGTATTCCAAAAAGGGAGGGAAGGCCGTCGAAATCGTTTACGAGGTGCTCGTGGGCGGGGTACATTGGAAAAAGAGAAGCCACCTGTATTTGGTATGATTCAGCGATGCGGGCTGGTGGTAATCAAGATGCTTGCCAATGTTCGCCGGGTAACCATTGAGCCCTTGATAAAATCAGTCATTTTGCCAGGAACTTTGATCTACACGGATGAATACGGGATATATAACCGATTAAGCGAGTGGGGGTACAAGCATAAGAGCGTGAATCACGGGGCTGGAGAATATGCCAGAGACGAGGATGGGGATGGTTTCCATGAAGTCCATGTAAATACGATGGAAGGCTTCTGGTCTTTGCTACGTGGTTGGTTGCGTCCACATCGAGGAGTTTCACAGGAAAAGCTCCCGTTTTATCTTGGCTTTTTTGAATTCGTTCATAACGCTGGCAAGCGAGGAAAGGCCTTGCTCCATTCACTTGTCGAACTTTTGGTCAGATAA
- the rnc gene encoding ribonuclease III — translation MKKTWRRLWEFNFSLQALQQALIDLHTHSTASDGSLTPRQILDLARDTGIEAVALTDHDTISGILEIKNIVHSYPVEFITGVEISCAPPPEFKSLGSIHMLGYGFSLYDCRLNEALIRAAEARSNRNPKIIEKLNALGFDITLEEVENRFGTRQTGRPHIAELLVEKGYVSDFRKAFDLYLGKDRPAYVNKFKISCKDAIRLILDAGGLPVLAHPGIIDFQHPHDLDTFVNMLVEYGLAGIEVFYSGHDSALKKHLFDIVQSKGLVATGGSDFHGSFNKGVDLGRGRGDLNVDLSVFKTLNDRLIEIQAIPRLDLLEQNLDYRFQSRAFLSNALCHRSYLNENQNICEADNERLEFLGDAVLGLCVGHLLMEKDPMKNEGDLSRLRSNLVSETGLAHIARRIDLGRFIKLGKGESLSGGSDKNSILSDAFEAVVAAVYLDAGFDRVQTMVNRLFDEPVQQILTSSDFIDYKSGLQEFTQEHFGKTPYYTLAQEKGPDHDKTFEICLNLDTVSTMGTGKTKKAAEQDAARKALALLNPES, via the coding sequence GTGAAGAAAACATGGAGAAGGCTCTGGGAATTTAATTTCTCATTACAGGCTTTACAGCAGGCTTTGATCGATCTTCACACACATTCCACTGCCTCAGACGGCTCCCTGACGCCCAGACAAATCCTTGATCTGGCCAGAGATACCGGTATTGAGGCAGTTGCACTCACTGACCACGACACCATTTCCGGAATTCTTGAAATAAAAAATATTGTTCATTCATACCCGGTTGAATTTATCACCGGTGTTGAAATTTCGTGTGCCCCCCCCCCTGAATTCAAGTCACTTGGCAGTATTCACATGCTTGGATATGGATTTTCCCTTTATGACTGTAGATTAAACGAGGCATTGATCCGTGCAGCCGAGGCCAGATCCAATCGGAATCCCAAAATAATTGAAAAACTTAATGCTTTGGGATTTGACATCACCTTGGAAGAGGTGGAAAACCGGTTTGGCACCCGGCAGACTGGCCGCCCCCACATTGCCGAACTGCTCGTGGAAAAAGGGTACGTTTCTGATTTCCGCAAGGCCTTTGATCTGTACCTTGGTAAAGATAGACCCGCCTATGTTAATAAATTTAAAATATCTTGCAAGGATGCCATCCGCCTGATTCTTGATGCCGGTGGACTGCCGGTCCTGGCCCATCCTGGTATAATTGATTTCCAACATCCCCACGACCTGGATACCTTCGTAAACATGTTGGTCGAGTACGGTCTTGCAGGCATTGAAGTCTTTTATTCAGGGCACGATTCCGCCCTAAAAAAACACCTGTTCGACATTGTACAAAGTAAAGGCTTGGTCGCGACGGGTGGATCAGATTTTCATGGAAGCTTTAACAAAGGCGTCGATCTTGGCAGAGGCAGAGGCGATTTGAATGTGGACTTGTCTGTGTTCAAAACATTGAACGATCGACTGATTGAAATTCAGGCCATTCCCAGACTGGATCTTCTCGAACAAAATCTTGATTACCGATTTCAGTCCCGCGCCTTTTTATCCAATGCCCTGTGTCATCGCTCCTATCTTAATGAAAATCAGAATATCTGTGAGGCAGACAATGAACGCCTTGAGTTTTTAGGCGATGCGGTTTTAGGTCTATGTGTGGGACATCTGCTCATGGAAAAAGATCCTATGAAAAATGAGGGGGACCTGTCTCGGCTTAGATCAAATCTTGTCAGTGAAACAGGCCTTGCGCACATTGCCCGTAGAATTGATCTTGGCCGATTTATTAAGTTGGGTAAAGGAGAGTCTCTTTCAGGCGGCAGTGACAAAAATTCAATTCTATCAGATGCTTTCGAAGCAGTGGTGGCTGCGGTATACTTGGACGCTGGATTTGACAGGGTACAAACCATGGTGAACCGGCTTTTTGATGAACCTGTACAGCAGATTCTAACCTCATCCGATTTTATTGATTATAAAAGCGGTCTCCAGGAATTTACCCAGGAACACTTTGGCAAAACGCCATATTACACCCTGGCCCAGGAGAAAGGTCCGGACCATGACAAAACATTCGAGATCTGCTTGAATCTGGATACGGTTTCAACCATGGGAACCGGAAAAACCAAAAAAGCCGCTGAACAGGATGCTGCCAGAAAAGCTTTGGCTCTTTTGAATCCAGAATCTTGA
- a CDS encoding radical SAM protein: MSQPLVIPFFIPHQGCPHLCIFCNQRLIAKQTLETQNLSSEVARLSDIIQTYLQFKKNRSRVELAFFGGNFLGLEINRIRSLLETAQPWIRQGEIHSIRCSTRPDTITPQILDLTRPFGLETVELGVQSMNDHVLSLAQRGHTSEDTCNALALLKANGFKTGAQVMIGLPGDNEVGAVRTAQKVAELKPDLARIYPLLVLQGSKLVQWFRTGQYVPLSLDEAVDQTKKVVTIFKNAKISVARIGLQATQMMDDPKQMIGGPWHPAFGHLVLSALMFDQVCEKINTALIKQEGLNQRNKKTIVLQVHPRSLSRLQGNRKSNITRLAQTYPEVSFVIERVDAMDIDQVHAYIVRP; this comes from the coding sequence ATGTCCCAGCCTCTGGTAATTCCCTTTTTTATACCTCACCAAGGATGCCCCCATTTATGTATTTTCTGTAACCAGCGACTGATCGCTAAACAAACCTTAGAAACCCAGAATTTATCCAGTGAAGTTGCCCGCCTATCGGATATAATCCAAACCTATCTTCAATTTAAAAAAAACCGGTCTCGTGTGGAATTGGCTTTTTTCGGCGGTAACTTTTTAGGGCTGGAAATTAATAGAATTCGCTCACTGCTGGAAACGGCACAGCCATGGATCCGGCAAGGAGAAATTCACAGCATTCGTTGTTCTACAAGACCTGACACCATCACGCCTCAGATTCTGGATCTTACCCGGCCCTTTGGACTTGAGACCGTAGAACTGGGAGTTCAGTCCATGAATGATCATGTCCTGTCTCTGGCTCAACGTGGACACACCAGTGAGGACACATGCAATGCACTTGCCTTGCTAAAGGCGAACGGTTTTAAAACAGGCGCACAAGTGATGATTGGACTGCCCGGAGATAACGAAGTCGGCGCTGTACGTACAGCACAAAAGGTAGCTGAACTTAAACCGGATCTTGCCAGGATCTATCCGCTTTTGGTCCTGCAAGGCTCCAAGCTCGTTCAATGGTTTAGGACCGGGCAATATGTGCCGTTAAGTCTTGACGAGGCTGTTGATCAAACAAAAAAAGTTGTCACGATTTTTAAGAATGCAAAAATATCCGTGGCACGAATAGGGTTGCAGGCCACACAGATGATGGATGATCCAAAGCAAATGATTGGGGGGCCATGGCACCCAGCGTTTGGCCATCTTGTTTTATCCGCCCTTATGTTTGATCAGGTCTGTGAAAAAATCAACACTGCTCTTATAAAACAAGAGGGGCTTAATCAACGAAACAAAAAAACGATAGTGCTTCAGGTACACCCACGATCCTTATCCCGACTCCAGGGCAACCGGAAAAGTAATATTACCAGGCTTGCCCAAACATACCCGGAAGTATCTTTTGTTATAGAACGAGTTGATGCTATGGACATAGATCAGGTCCATGCATACATCGTTAGGCCATAG